From Halobacteriovorax sp. HLS, the proteins below share one genomic window:
- the dnaE gene encoding DNA polymerase III subunit alpha: MNYKHIAKHTHDAKYIEAYSMSENSTPSYLETHPNSFVHLHLHTQYSLLDGAIRLKDLIPEAKAMGVPAIAMTDHGNMFGAIDFYKRCKAEGINPILGSEIYFTPGSRFDRKSARRSARVSNQDEEESNHHIHHLILLAKNNTGYQNLCKLLSRAYLEGFYYKPRADIELLKEYSEGLICTTACLKGEVGYNFFTGQDEKAVRAIEKLREVFGPDDFYLEIQENGIPEQAEVNRKVLEYSRANGVKIVATNDAHYMTPEDATAQEVLLCIQTGKSFADENRMKMTSQEFYYKSPEKMREQFHYAPEACDATLEIASKCNVELNWTDENGNQIYHLPDFPIDTGETPDEYFSRSCKEGLIERFKGPHFTKLVAQENWAQEIEPKYWERLKYEVDMIIKMGFPGYFLIVADFIQWSKDNGIPVGPGRGSGAGSLAAYALTITNIDPLPYNLLFERFINPERISMPDFDVDFCQAGRQKVIEYVTQKYGTDRVGQIITFGKLQAKAVVKDVSRVFDLSFADANILSKLIPDELGINLERAIEMEPKIQELIDTDPKIRQIFTISRRLEGLYRHAGIHAAGVIITNKPLVEYCPLFKGAKGEKVVQFDKDFSEEIGLVKFDFLGLKTLTVIDYASKFVQRDHVADFDIEEIDYEDSKVFEFIGKGNSIGVFQLESSGMIDLCKRIMPDSIDDITAINALYRPGPMGSGMHDQFVEIKHGRQKEHYPFEELRPLLKDTYGIIVYQEQVMNIARVLAGYSLGQADILRKAMGKKKIDLIEEHRAIFLKGAAERGFDQEIANELYSLMASFAEYGFNKSHAVAYSYISFQTAYLKYYYPACFFAGLLSTELTNTDKVTVYINDAKVNGVEVFAPDVNESLWLFNVIGKNIRFGMGAIKNVGETAVEELVREREENGPYKGFIDFCTRVSLKAVNNKVIESLIKVGAFDECEQTLNRKTMLENAELVVTYAKKLQQEKELGQVSLFDMGGSTEEGDDASIDPMKMLDIQITNDFDDREKLAYESQLMGIYVSGHPLDRYSDIMGKLASMDISAVNDLPGSDKREMMLAGLIAEKREIMTKKGDKMCFAQLEDLSGKIECIVFPKTFAEYGDLFNGDEPLLISGNVNLAEEPRKFFPSKVQLLKDQAEDRVTSIRINVKMDELTESKLNRFKQLLLSYRGSVPAHVIFSNEQGRARLPLGEDFLVNPTPQMAARLNELFSSNSVQFIVDGRVEDPLQ; encoded by the coding sequence ATGAACTATAAACACATTGCGAAACACACACACGACGCAAAGTATATCGAGGCATATTCCATGAGTGAGAATTCTACTCCATCATATCTTGAAACTCATCCAAATAGTTTTGTTCATCTGCACCTTCACACTCAGTATTCACTACTCGATGGAGCAATCAGACTGAAAGACTTGATCCCTGAGGCTAAAGCGATGGGGGTTCCTGCCATTGCGATGACAGATCATGGAAATATGTTCGGAGCGATTGATTTTTACAAACGTTGTAAGGCCGAAGGAATAAACCCGATTTTAGGGTCTGAGATATATTTTACCCCAGGCTCACGCTTTGATAGAAAGTCTGCTCGTAGATCGGCACGTGTCTCCAACCAAGATGAAGAAGAATCTAACCATCACATTCACCACTTAATACTTCTTGCAAAAAATAATACAGGTTATCAAAACCTCTGTAAGTTACTCTCAAGGGCATACCTTGAAGGGTTTTATTACAAACCTAGGGCCGATATAGAACTACTCAAAGAGTACTCTGAAGGATTGATTTGTACTACGGCATGTTTAAAAGGTGAGGTTGGTTATAACTTTTTTACCGGACAAGATGAGAAGGCCGTAAGAGCAATTGAAAAATTACGAGAAGTTTTTGGACCAGATGATTTCTATCTAGAGATTCAAGAAAATGGCATACCTGAACAAGCGGAAGTGAATAGAAAAGTCTTAGAGTATTCAAGAGCAAATGGCGTAAAAATAGTTGCAACTAACGATGCCCATTATATGACTCCTGAAGATGCGACAGCTCAGGAGGTTCTACTATGTATTCAAACAGGAAAGTCATTTGCTGATGAAAATAGAATGAAAATGACTTCTCAGGAATTCTATTACAAGTCTCCTGAGAAAATGCGTGAACAATTCCATTATGCGCCTGAAGCGTGTGATGCAACTTTAGAAATAGCTAGTAAGTGTAATGTTGAACTTAATTGGACTGATGAGAATGGGAATCAGATTTACCATCTGCCTGACTTTCCAATAGATACTGGTGAGACGCCGGATGAGTATTTTTCAAGATCTTGTAAAGAAGGCTTAATTGAGAGATTTAAAGGACCTCACTTTACAAAATTAGTTGCTCAGGAAAATTGGGCGCAAGAAATTGAACCGAAGTACTGGGAAAGGTTAAAGTACGAAGTTGATATGATTATTAAGATGGGGTTCCCTGGATACTTTTTAATTGTTGCCGACTTCATTCAGTGGTCAAAGGACAATGGTATTCCTGTTGGACCTGGACGAGGATCTGGGGCCGGTTCTCTCGCGGCCTATGCTTTAACTATTACCAATATTGATCCATTACCGTATAACTTACTTTTTGAAAGATTTATAAACCCTGAACGTATTTCGATGCCGGATTTTGATGTAGACTTTTGTCAGGCCGGGCGTCAAAAAGTTATTGAATATGTAACACAAAAGTATGGAACAGATCGAGTCGGTCAAATTATCACTTTTGGAAAACTACAGGCCAAGGCCGTAGTAAAAGATGTCTCTAGAGTTTTTGATCTATCATTTGCTGATGCCAATATTCTTTCCAAGTTAATCCCGGATGAGTTAGGAATCAATCTTGAGCGCGCCATTGAGATGGAGCCAAAGATTCAGGAGCTTATTGATACTGATCCAAAGATTAGACAAATTTTTACTATTTCGAGAAGATTAGAAGGTCTGTACAGACACGCAGGAATTCATGCTGCTGGCGTTATCATTACAAATAAACCTCTTGTGGAATATTGTCCTCTCTTTAAGGGCGCTAAAGGGGAGAAGGTTGTCCAGTTTGATAAGGACTTCTCAGAAGAGATAGGCCTTGTCAAGTTTGACTTTTTAGGTCTTAAAACTTTAACCGTTATCGATTATGCTTCTAAGTTTGTACAAAGAGATCACGTTGCAGATTTTGATATTGAAGAGATAGATTACGAAGACTCTAAGGTTTTTGAATTTATCGGCAAAGGAAACTCTATTGGAGTATTTCAGTTAGAATCTTCAGGGATGATAGATCTTTGTAAGAGAATTATGCCAGATAGTATTGATGATATTACTGCCATTAACGCTCTCTATAGACCAGGACCTATGGGCTCAGGAATGCATGATCAATTCGTTGAGATTAAGCATGGTCGTCAAAAAGAGCACTACCCATTTGAAGAATTAAGACCCTTACTGAAAGATACTTACGGAATTATTGTTTACCAAGAACAGGTTATGAACATTGCTCGTGTTCTTGCTGGTTATTCACTCGGTCAAGCAGATATTCTTCGTAAAGCGATGGGGAAGAAGAAAATTGATCTGATTGAAGAGCATAGAGCAATCTTCTTAAAAGGTGCAGCAGAGAGAGGGTTTGATCAAGAGATCGCAAACGAACTTTACTCATTAATGGCGAGTTTCGCTGAATACGGATTTAATAAGTCTCACGCTGTTGCCTACAGTTATATTTCTTTTCAAACAGCTTATTTAAAATACTATTATCCAGCTTGTTTCTTTGCAGGACTTCTTTCAACAGAACTGACCAATACGGACAAAGTAACGGTTTACATTAATGATGCAAAAGTTAATGGAGTTGAAGTTTTTGCTCCAGATGTAAATGAGTCTTTATGGCTTTTTAATGTAATTGGAAAGAATATTCGTTTTGGTATGGGCGCAATCAAGAATGTTGGAGAAACTGCTGTTGAAGAACTTGTTCGCGAAAGAGAAGAGAATGGACCATATAAAGGATTTATCGACTTCTGTACTAGAGTTTCCTTAAAGGCCGTAAATAATAAAGTTATTGAATCTCTAATAAAAGTGGGAGCATTTGATGAATGTGAGCAAACTTTAAATAGAAAAACGATGCTTGAAAACGCCGAGCTAGTTGTAACTTACGCTAAGAAATTACAGCAAGAAAAGGAGTTAGGACAAGTTAGTCTTTTTGATATGGGCGGATCAACTGAGGAAGGGGACGATGCATCTATTGACCCTATGAAAATGCTAGATATTCAAATCACAAATGACTTTGATGATAGAGAAAAGCTTGCTTATGAATCACAATTAATGGGGATTTATGTATCTGGGCACCCTCTAGATAGATATAGCGATATAATGGGGAAATTGGCCTCTATGGATATTTCTGCCGTAAATGATTTACCAGGTTCTGATAAAAGAGAAATGATGCTGGCAGGTCTTATCGCTGAGAAGAGAGAAATTATGACTAAAAAAGGTGACAAGATGTGCTTTGCTCAGCTTGAAGACCTTTCCGGTAAGATAGAATGTATCGTTTTTCCTAAGACTTTTGCTGAGTATGGTGATCTCTTTAATGGTGATGAGCCGCTGCTTATTAGTGGTAATGTAAACTTGGCAGAAGAGCCTAGGAAATTTTTTCCTAGCAAGGTACAATTATTAAAAGATCAGGCTGAGGATAGGGTTACTTCAATCAGGATTAATGTTAAAATGGATGAGCTTACTGAAAGTAAGCTAAATAGGTTTAAGCAGCTACTTTTAAGCTACAGAGGGTCTGTACCTGCTCATGTGATTTTTTCGAATGAACAAGGACGAGCAAGGTTACCACTTGGAGAGGATTTCTTAGTTAATCCAACTCCACAAATGGCCGCTAGATTAAATGAGCTCTTTAGTAGTAATTCAGTTCAGTTTATTGTGGATGGGAGAGTCGAAGACCCCCTACAATAA
- a CDS encoding glycosyltransferase gives MKLKTLFLIFTLSLYSACSGLGFNSTSRSLASVKEKSCNDVISNLLASNHQKISKLKTNGRPIILVTDTSLEMSNGVVTVVKKMTDELEELGVPFKFISPENVPGYVIKNEKAQGTGIHYLSQKKLREILKKENPIAIHLVTEGMIGESVKNYALQEGIPFSTFYHTAWPEFFHEMFNIPVSLGEKYVSRFHKSADTVMSATDSMVKRLKEMGIPQDKLKIRSHGVDIDHFHPRDRADFIPEVKEIFENNEGPFSLFVGRISPEKNIGDFLDADIDGTKIIVGDGPLLQEYLAAQKNGQYKNVIFTGRQGGEKLAQFYAGSDVFVFPSRSDTFGLVQLEAMASGTPVAGYPVQGPIDVVTKKTGGLNENLELAIKEALTKNRKEVREYAQNYSWKHTALQFIEYVHEIPEQKIDNLGAKMPIYQKIPLITTSGGIVYAIIYSMSDED, from the coding sequence ATGAAATTAAAGACACTTTTTCTAATATTTACTCTTTCTCTATATAGTGCCTGCTCAGGGCTGGGATTTAACTCTACAAGTAGGTCTTTGGCCAGTGTTAAAGAGAAGAGTTGTAACGATGTTATTAGTAATTTACTTGCCTCGAACCATCAAAAAATTTCGAAACTAAAAACTAATGGTAGACCTATTATTTTAGTCACTGATACTTCATTAGAAATGAGTAACGGTGTTGTTACAGTTGTTAAGAAAATGACAGATGAACTCGAGGAACTAGGTGTTCCATTTAAATTTATATCTCCTGAAAATGTCCCAGGCTATGTTATCAAGAATGAGAAGGCACAAGGAACGGGGATACATTATCTATCTCAAAAAAAGTTACGTGAAATACTCAAAAAAGAAAACCCTATTGCAATTCATTTGGTTACCGAAGGAATGATTGGTGAAAGTGTAAAGAATTATGCTCTACAAGAGGGGATACCTTTTTCTACATTCTACCACACGGCATGGCCTGAGTTCTTTCATGAAATGTTTAATATTCCAGTCTCTTTGGGAGAGAAGTATGTCTCTCGGTTTCATAAGTCTGCAGACACTGTGATGTCTGCTACGGATAGTATGGTTAAGCGGTTAAAAGAGATGGGAATACCTCAAGATAAGTTGAAAATAAGATCTCATGGAGTTGATATTGATCACTTTCACCCGCGAGATCGTGCTGATTTCATACCTGAGGTGAAAGAAATTTTTGAAAATAATGAAGGACCTTTTTCTCTATTTGTAGGTCGCATTTCTCCGGAGAAGAATATAGGGGATTTCTTAGATGCTGACATAGACGGAACAAAAATTATCGTAGGAGATGGTCCCTTGTTGCAAGAATACCTCGCGGCACAAAAGAATGGTCAATATAAGAATGTCATTTTTACTGGTAGGCAAGGTGGAGAAAAGTTAGCTCAATTCTATGCTGGCTCAGATGTTTTTGTATTTCCAAGTCGCTCAGATACATTTGGTCTTGTTCAGTTGGAAGCAATGGCAAGTGGTACACCTGTTGCGGGTTATCCGGTTCAAGGACCAATTGATGTCGTCACAAAAAAGACTGGTGGTTTAAATGAAAACCTTGAGCTTGCAATCAAAGAAGCGCTCACGAAGAATAGAAAAGAAGTTCGAGAATATGCTCAGAATTACTCTTGGAAGCATACTGCACTTCAGTTTATTGAATATGTACATGAAATACCAGAGCAAAAGATTGATAACTTAGGTGCCAAGATGCCTATATACCAAAAGATTCCTTTGATCACGACTTCTGGGGGAATCGTCTATGCAATAATTTATTCTATGAGTGACGAAGATTAA
- a CDS encoding DUF3943 domain-containing protein, whose product MNFKSMLISTILLSSVLSTSYASEETFRFEAIDYTQPQKRQLEEGQIDPWLMNPISRYMDEHEWNEMTTDMHNERVAKEKRERMFGRGKVVTIDTRDTEKCSQLQNSLKKSPNIDKKSLSELCIQDEQNPYSSIIVVDGQYRMPISLDGLTPEQQRIAKQTRNFTALGAAAVGLLWMLPESVTKWDKEEISNTGLGDKWKENVKAGPVVDEDEWMINYIGHPISGAAYYTVARHAGLNKMESFGYSVFMSTVFWEYGFEAVAETPSIQDLLITPIIGSLMGEAMYQMEENIRDNGGVLLGSKKLGGFAMALMNPAGAMLDGINNVFENRVFESARTYIYTQPGQPNGDFGSDGTIGIGIEFKF is encoded by the coding sequence ATGAATTTTAAATCAATGTTGATTTCAACGATTTTATTATCTAGTGTTCTATCGACATCTTATGCATCTGAAGAAACTTTTAGATTCGAAGCGATCGATTATACACAACCTCAGAAGAGACAGCTTGAAGAAGGGCAAATAGATCCCTGGCTCATGAATCCGATTTCAAGATATATGGATGAGCACGAGTGGAATGAGATGACTACAGATATGCATAATGAGCGAGTAGCAAAAGAGAAGCGCGAAAGAATGTTTGGCCGAGGTAAAGTTGTCACCATCGATACAAGAGATACGGAAAAATGTAGCCAATTACAAAATAGTCTAAAAAAATCTCCTAATATAGATAAAAAATCTCTTTCTGAGTTATGTATTCAAGATGAACAAAATCCATATTCTTCTATTATTGTAGTTGATGGTCAATATAGAATGCCAATCTCTTTAGATGGATTAACTCCTGAGCAGCAGAGAATTGCAAAACAAACTAGAAACTTCACTGCACTAGGAGCAGCGGCAGTTGGACTACTCTGGATGCTTCCAGAAAGTGTAACAAAATGGGACAAGGAAGAAATTTCTAATACTGGCCTAGGTGATAAGTGGAAAGAAAATGTTAAAGCAGGACCAGTAGTTGATGAAGATGAATGGATGATTAATTACATTGGCCACCCTATTTCAGGTGCTGCCTACTATACAGTTGCTCGTCACGCAGGATTAAACAAAATGGAGTCATTTGGATATAGTGTTTTTATGTCTACAGTATTTTGGGAATATGGTTTTGAAGCAGTTGCTGAAACACCTTCAATTCAAGATTTACTCATTACTCCAATCATCGGTTCTCTCATGGGAGAAGCAATGTACCAAATGGAAGAAAATATCAGAGATAATGGTGGAGTTCTACTTGGGTCTAAAAAACTAGGTGGTTTCGCAATGGCACTTATGAACCCGGCAGGGGCAATGCTTGATGGCATAAATAATGTTTTTGAAAATAGAGTATTCGAAAGTGCGAGAACATATATTTACACTCAACCAGGTCAGCCTAATGGAGATTTTGGTTCTGATGGTACTATAGGAATAGGTATCGAATTCAAATTCTAA
- a CDS encoding ABC transporter substrate-binding protein translates to MLKSLLLYFIILFSAHGKTIYQVSLGSPKEWVGISKLLYAEIAKEMKDTTFEISKIPSKRVIKELIKGTYDVEVGWHKDNVNSKELVFTNTPIVELNFAVITNNPEKFKNIGQRGLTGLTLGIPRGAHYIHHKIPVDVRYEVNRLEQAFDLLDIGRIDGVVTTIQNFKNIMKKSRNKKYKIINELGYMIKLYPMLAKRNIILRDSIEVGLQRMRKNGAYKRIKKKTGIQLLEKDLQN, encoded by the coding sequence GTGTTAAAAAGCCTTCTACTATATTTCATAATTCTATTTTCAGCACATGGAAAAACAATCTATCAAGTCTCCTTAGGTTCTCCTAAGGAGTGGGTTGGTATTTCTAAATTACTTTATGCTGAAATTGCAAAAGAAATGAAGGATACTACATTCGAAATCTCTAAGATACCTTCAAAAAGAGTTATTAAAGAGCTCATTAAGGGAACCTATGATGTTGAAGTTGGGTGGCATAAAGATAATGTAAACTCTAAAGAATTGGTTTTTACTAACACTCCTATTGTTGAATTGAACTTTGCTGTAATTACTAATAATCCCGAAAAATTTAAGAATATTGGCCAGCGAGGACTCACTGGTTTAACTCTAGGCATACCAAGAGGTGCTCATTATATTCATCATAAAATTCCAGTTGATGTACGCTATGAAGTAAATAGATTAGAGCAGGCCTTCGATCTATTAGATATTGGTCGTATTGACGGAGTCGTTACGACGATTCAAAATTTTAAGAATATTATGAAAAAAAGTAGGAACAAGAAGTATAAAATTATTAATGAGCTTGGTTATATGATTAAGCTCTACCCGATGTTGGCAAAAAGAAATATTATTTTAAGAGATTCAATTGAAGTTGGATTACAAAGAATGAGAAAGAATGGAGCTTACAAGAGGATCAAAAAGAAAACAGGAATTCAATTACTAGAAAAAGATCTCCAGAACTAG
- the guaA gene encoding glutamine-hydrolyzing GMP synthase: MKSEKLLERQIWIVDFGSQYTQLITRKTRELGYSGEIITLSECRELFENGQLPEALILSGGPQSVFEDENDYSFIFSKTDLPILGICYGMQLLGRYFEGKVERGTIGEYGHAEINFEQGHLFENCPSKVNVWMSHSDHISVVPKDFDVVIKSHNGLIAGIQHQSRKILGLQFHPEVEHSDHGKDILNHFLRNIAELKSEWSAGQMLEEATELVRSIGKKKVLCAFSGGVDSLVAAMLSHHVLGDDLHCFFVDHGLLRPQDLGHIKLLQEKLPLNIEIIDVKEFFLNKLKGLSDPEDKRKMIGTTFIEVFEKKVHEYEKDHGIQFDYLLQGTLYPDVIESISPHEKDGKSVTIKSHHNVGGLPERMKLKLLEPLRYLFKDEVRKLGEELHLEHSWVYRHPFPGPGIGIRVLGELKPESVVKVQHSDQILFEELNNHGLYQSTWQALTVLLPVKTVGVKGDARAYEEVICLRMVNSSDGMTATWSDMPRDFLTKVSSRITNEVKGVTRVVYDITSKPPGTIEWE; this comes from the coding sequence ATGAAAAGTGAAAAACTATTAGAAAGACAAATATGGATTGTAGACTTTGGTTCACAATATACTCAGCTCATCACTAGAAAGACTAGAGAGCTAGGATACTCCGGTGAGATAATCACTTTGTCGGAGTGTAGAGAATTGTTCGAAAATGGCCAATTGCCAGAAGCTTTAATTTTGAGTGGAGGCCCTCAATCAGTCTTTGAGGACGAAAATGATTATTCATTTATATTTAGTAAAACGGACTTACCTATATTAGGTATTTGCTACGGGATGCAACTCTTAGGTCGATACTTTGAAGGAAAAGTTGAAAGAGGAACTATTGGTGAATATGGTCATGCTGAAATTAATTTTGAACAGGGGCATCTATTTGAGAATTGTCCAAGTAAAGTTAATGTCTGGATGTCACACTCTGATCATATTTCTGTAGTACCAAAAGATTTTGATGTAGTTATTAAAAGTCATAACGGACTAATAGCAGGTATTCAACATCAATCTCGAAAAATTCTTGGATTGCAGTTTCATCCCGAAGTAGAACATAGTGATCATGGTAAAGATATTTTAAATCATTTCTTGAGAAATATAGCAGAACTAAAAAGTGAGTGGAGTGCTGGACAAATGTTGGAAGAGGCTACTGAGCTGGTTCGAAGCATTGGCAAAAAGAAGGTTCTTTGTGCTTTTTCTGGCGGTGTCGATTCTCTTGTTGCTGCAATGTTATCACATCATGTTTTAGGTGATGATCTTCACTGTTTCTTTGTTGATCATGGTCTTTTGAGACCACAGGACTTAGGACATATCAAACTTTTACAAGAGAAGCTTCCTCTCAATATTGAGATTATTGATGTGAAGGAATTTTTCTTAAACAAGCTTAAAGGACTTTCAGACCCTGAAGATAAAAGGAAAATGATTGGGACAACATTCATTGAAGTTTTTGAAAAAAAGGTTCATGAGTATGAAAAAGATCATGGTATTCAATTTGACTATTTACTTCAAGGAACATTGTATCCTGATGTTATTGAATCAATTTCTCCTCATGAAAAAGATGGGAAATCTGTAACTATAAAGTCCCATCATAATGTTGGAGGACTTCCTGAGAGAATGAAGTTAAAACTTTTAGAGCCTTTAAGATACTTATTTAAAGATGAAGTTAGAAAGCTTGGGGAAGAACTTCACTTGGAGCACTCTTGGGTATATCGGCATCCTTTTCCTGGACCGGGCATTGGCATTCGAGTCTTAGGGGAGTTAAAGCCTGAGTCGGTAGTTAAGGTTCAGCATTCTGATCAAATACTATTTGAAGAATTAAATAATCATGGACTTTATCAATCCACCTGGCAGGCCTTAACGGTTCTCTTACCAGTAAAAACTGTGGGAGTTAAAGGCGATGCAAGAGCGTATGAAGAGGTCATATGCTTAAGAATGGTTAATAGTTCAGATGGAATGACAGCAACTTGGTCTGATATGCCAAGAGATTTTTTGACAAAGGTATCTTCTCGAATTACTAATGAAGTAAAAGGTGTGACAAGAGTTGTTTACGATATAACTTCTAAACCTCCTGGAACAATTGAGTGGGAATAA
- the guaB gene encoding IMP dehydrogenase: protein MSKLSPVVALTYDDVLLKPGYSEMLPADAILKSRFSKNIELNIPIVSAAMDTVTEGRAAIVLAQQGGIGVIHKNLDPIRQAKEVEKVKKFEAGMVLDPVTVSPDFTLEEVYKLSRERKVTGMPVVDSNNVCVGIITSRDTQFETSMSTKVKDIMTKKEELVTARKGIDPTEAQMLLHKHRIEKLPVVDEKGRLSGLITIKDILKKQDFPHSNKDQFGRLRVAAAMGVGDKEFDRALRLVEAGVDALVVDTAHGHSIGVIEMIKKLKSTFAEVDIIAGNVATAKACEDLDKAGADGVKVGIGPGSICTTRVVAGIGVPQLGAVMECAVACKKLNLPMIADGGIKYSGDIVKAIAAGASCVMLGSLFAGCDESPGEMILYQGRHYKVYRGMGSLGAMALGSKDRYGQGAVDEIQKLVPEGIEGQVPYRGSLASNIYQMLGGLRAGMGYVGAMTIEQLQEKSEFIQITAASLKESHPHDVMITKEAPNYQKS from the coding sequence ATGAGTAAACTATCTCCAGTCGTAGCACTGACATATGATGATGTTTTATTAAAGCCAGGATATTCTGAAATGCTTCCTGCGGATGCAATTTTAAAATCTAGATTTTCGAAAAATATCGAACTTAATATACCTATTGTCTCTGCGGCAATGGATACAGTTACAGAAGGAAGAGCTGCAATTGTTCTTGCTCAACAGGGTGGAATAGGAGTTATTCATAAAAACCTAGACCCAATAAGACAGGCAAAAGAGGTTGAGAAGGTTAAAAAATTTGAAGCAGGAATGGTTCTAGATCCTGTAACAGTTTCTCCTGATTTTACTCTTGAAGAGGTTTATAAACTCTCAAGAGAGAGGAAAGTAACTGGGATGCCTGTTGTAGATTCAAATAATGTTTGCGTTGGAATCATTACGAGTCGAGACACACAATTCGAAACGAGTATGAGTACAAAAGTAAAAGATATTATGACAAAGAAAGAAGAGCTCGTAACTGCAAGAAAAGGGATTGACCCAACTGAGGCCCAGATGTTGTTACATAAGCATAGGATAGAGAAGCTTCCAGTTGTAGACGAAAAAGGAAGACTTTCAGGTCTTATCACGATTAAGGATATATTAAAAAAACAAGACTTCCCTCACTCTAATAAAGATCAATTTGGACGCTTGAGAGTCGCGGCAGCTATGGGAGTAGGAGATAAAGAATTTGATAGAGCACTTCGTTTAGTTGAAGCCGGGGTTGATGCCCTTGTTGTTGATACTGCCCATGGGCATTCCATTGGTGTCATCGAAATGATTAAGAAGCTTAAATCAACATTTGCTGAAGTTGATATCATCGCAGGTAATGTTGCTACGGCGAAGGCCTGTGAAGATTTAGACAAGGCCGGAGCTGATGGTGTAAAAGTTGGAATTGGTCCAGGATCAATATGTACGACTAGGGTTGTGGCAGGAATTGGTGTTCCTCAACTTGGTGCTGTTATGGAATGTGCTGTGGCCTGTAAGAAATTGAATCTTCCAATGATTGCTGACGGAGGGATTAAGTACTCTGGTGATATTGTTAAGGCAATCGCGGCTGGTGCAAGTTGTGTAATGCTAGGGTCTCTTTTTGCTGGATGTGATGAGTCTCCAGGAGAGATGATTCTCTATCAAGGAAGACATTATAAAGTATACCGAGGTATGGGCTCTCTTGGAGCTATGGCCCTTGGATCTAAAGATAGATATGGGCAAGGTGCAGTGGATGAAATTCAAAAATTAGTTCCAGAGGGGATTGAGGGACAAGTTCCGTACAGAGGATCTCTTGCATCAAATATTTATCAAATGCTTGGTGGTCTGAGAGCTGGAATGGGTTATGTTGGCGCGATGACAATAGAACAACTGCAAGAAAAATCTGAATTTATACAAATCACAGCAGCATCTTTAAAAGAGTCTCATCCACATGATGTTATGATTACAAAAGAAGCTCCAAACTATCAAAAATCTTAG